AAGTAACGTTGCTTGCATTTTCCCTCTTAATATCCTGCATGCAGTCTTgcataattaaagaaataggCTAATAATAACTATAACCAACATCTCTAGTTGGCCCATGGAATGTCTACCATAAAACAAAGGCATTTATTGAAAAGGAGGAACCGACTCAAAGACCTTTTGAAatgaggaaaaaaaataaattatttccatTATGATAAGTTTCACAATCACTTCATgcatcaaatattaaatttcctGGCAAGCTGTAAAACAGACAACTTTTTTATAGGAATCCTGCTAAAAGTACCCGGTGACAATTTTTCCCTTAGGCTTCCACTTAAAAAGAAGCATGTTTAAAACTTGCATTAATGTTGGAAAAAGAAACAAACCTCTCTGGAATCTTCTAGGACTTCCATTTCATCATCATTAACCGTTTCCCAGCTTGCAGCATCACTTAGATCGCTCCCTGCAGCAAGTGATTCGTCGTCGTCATCTCTACCAACCACATAGATTGCTTGGGGCCCAACCTGAAAGTAAAGTAGATTATAGACAGTGAATATGGAAATGAGTTATCATTAGACATGAACAAGTGCTAAAAAACACAAACACCATATATGTGTATACTTCAATTGCTTATTTTGGCTCTTAGATTCTTTAGATAAAAAGGTTTAGATTAAGaatctaaatcaaatatcatttaAGACTGAATTGAAAAATCCATAAACCAAAATTCTTAGGCTATTTTAGCACCAAAAGATTGTTCAACATGCTAGCAAAGGACTTTTAGTAACCTCAGTAGCAAAAAGAACGTGTCTTCACTTAAAACTATAGATATCAAACATTAATACAAAATACCAATTACAATGTAGGTGATATAAACCTTTCAGCCAACATTTAGAAAAAGATCAGCCACTAAAAAAAACTGACTATGAAACAATGCTAGAACCTATGTTGTCAATTAGCGGCAATAGCGGTGCTATAGCATAACAGATTTTGATGAATCTGCTATGAAAATCGCGACGCTATTGTAGTTTCGCTATTAGGACAATAGCGGTCACTGTTCCAATTTCCGCTAGCCGAAACAGTGGCGCGGCAATAGcagaaaaaatagaattttaggtttttaaaaataataaaaccgAAGATTTTGCATGAGTGCAACCATGGCCTATTTTTCTAACAGAAAAACTAAAGAGTCAGTGGGTATTACTACTATATTCACTGTAATATGTATACCTTTCAATGTATAAGCTATGCTATAGCTCCATTCCCCTTATTATTGTATGAAACatgctttattttatatataatttacttatttCGGCCTCTATGCGGTCTCCGCTATTTGAGCGCAATGCTATCCACTATTTCACATAGCAGATTTTCGGTGTTTCGCTATTTTCTGCAATCCGCTATTGATAACACTTGCTAGAACCCCATATTTGTATTACTCCACCTTGATTTTATATTATGGCATGGGCAAAATTGTTCCTTGACAAGATAACCCGAGGGATCAAATATTCTCTTAGAATTTGGGTTTAGGCCTAACCCAACCCCAAAAGCTATCTCAAGAGGTGAGAAACACCAATACCTTACATTTGACTAACTTCGCCACATCTCTGGTCGATGTGGGATTTTAAACCATATCTTACGCCAAGGAATGGACATCAGAAGTGTGAAGAAACATGGGTGACCCAATAACACATCTTAATACACCCCTAGACACATAGGACTAGACATCTAAAGCAAGAACAAGTGCAGGTTGCCCATTACCTGCAGATACACAATATCAGAGGCTCAACAACATATCTAGGGGagttttttatactattttatatttaagaccTTGTCCAAATAGTCAAATAATAACTATGAGCTGGAAGAATCCTCACCTCCTGAGCTAATTTGGCCAAGCCTTATAAGGACTAATTTGGCAATATCTCTAGTTGATGTGAGGtctcaacaaatttaatataaagCTTTACTTGATTGGGTACCTTTTGTTCTTCCAGCTCATAGTTATTATTTGACTATTTGGTATTGAATATTTTGAGAACACATTAGGCTACATTACTTTGGTAGATTAGACAACAGTGACACCAAATTTTTAACTTACGAGAGGTTCAAGTTTGGCTGTTCCCTCTATTTCAGCAATGTAAATACCTACAAACTAAGGTATCAGGTATGTAGATTCATCTTTCCATCCTTTACCTAGTAATACTAGTTCAAATTTCCCGATAAGTTTTGACAACTATCAGATCTGATCCTTATTGGTTGGAACTCAAAAAGCTGGACCAGATTTTACAAGCCCAACAAGCATCCCAAAGCAAAGTCATATTCCAATCGGCAACATCACACAAAGGTCTTCCTGAATCATTCTTTAAAGCAACTGAAAGGAACCTTCGCGTTTGCAACACTAAGGCCCTTAGTAGGCTATCTTAGTCACTGAGAATTGAACATCCAGATTATGTTGTAGTCACTAGTCATACAAATTTTAGAACCTTAACATTTCCACCAGACATTAATATAACTGAAGCAATTCTTCAGTTTCCACTGACAAAAACAACACAAGCAGATTGCAAGTGTTGTATTAATGATATGTAAAAAGTTGAATATTAGTAAATATGCAGCATTTATCTTGTATCAACAGAATGGGAAGAAATCACAGATGATAATGTGAAACTTAATGCATGAAATAAACATACCGTCGATACCATCCCATCAGCCCAAGTAACTTCAATATCACCATTACTAAGGCCAGTTATATTTCCAACCCAAGAGAGGTCTGAGAACTCCACGCCATCTTCACCAGCGGATGCACTTTTTATATTACGGGTACCAGTTTGGATTTTTGCTTCCTTTTTAATTCCACTTTCTTCATTTTCCTGCTTCGATTTCTCAACAGACACGTCAACAGAAGCTTCTAAACAGACAGACACAGGTGATAGTCTAACAACCACGTCACCATAGCAGTAATCATAATCTGGATGGCCCTCTAGCTCATATACACTAACAATTTCCTCATTGTCAAATTCTCGGGGATCTTCTGCCCTGGCAACTGGTTTTATCCACCTCACACAAGCTGTCCGCTCCTTGGCATTAACACTTCTCACGACTCCAACTCGCTTAGTTTCACAATTATCCTCACCATCATCAGAGGTCTTCTCTACAACATACTGTTCTGAAACAAACTCATGATCACCGGGATTATCTATAGGAATTAAACTTGTAGAATCTAGTTCACGCTCAACCGTTCCATCCTGCCAAGCAACATCAAGTCTTGTCCTTGTGTTGGCAATCAACAGAGCTTTTTCAAAGCTTTCCTCTTTCTTCCGGGCCCTCTTTTCTTTCCTAATGACAACTTTCCTTATTTTCTTGCGGTGAAGAGGCCAAGCTTCATGGACAGTGTCCTTTGATACTGAGATAGAACTACCACATGAGCTAGATTCGCGCGAAGGATTATTTCTATCATTTCCATCATTTGCTTCCATAGCACCCACTGTATCAAGATCCATAGCATTCTTATTCTCATTTGATTCCTCGACAGTAGCTTCTTCTGAATCACACCCACTTTCTGTTTGATTAGAATCTAATTCAACGTTGAAAGATTCGTTATGTTCcaattttgatttgtttttgttgatGGAAACAGAGGATGGCAATGCAGATGAAGGTAAGAGACACCAGTCACCCAACTGCCAATTTGCATGTGCAAAACGAGACAGCAATTTCAAGTTTTTTGGACTCTGCTCCTCAGCTGGGGCTGTAGAAGAATATGGCCCATAACCTGCAGATGCTATCCAATAAACAAACACTGATCCAACTGTAACATTGGTGACAGTACCTTCTAACCTACTAGCTTTCCACAAGCCAGACAGCCATCTAGCCATCTTGAAGATTGATGAAGACTTGGCCCTTACACGTTGCCCTGGGTAATAAGGGTAATGCCCATCTTCAAGCATATTCTTCGAAATTGGTTTAAGATTCATTGGATCTGCTTTGGAGACTTTACAAACTGAGCCATCATCAAATAAGACAGTCACATTATCCAAAACATCATCAACTCTGCCTAGCCAGGGGCCGAGCACCACATAATCACCAACAGTGAAATCCCTAATACGCTTTAAGTCTTTTGATGAGACATCTTTTACTATAGATCCATCCTGGGCAAGCAAATCCACATATATATTGACATCAACCACAACACCTACTTGTCCAGTAGGATATGAGGCAGCAGCTACAAAATCGCCATGTAAAAATCCACGGTCGACAACTTCTACGTCATTGAAATTCTGTGTGGATTCAGATTCATCCATCCAGAGCACACGTAGCTCATTAGTCTGAAGAGTAGCAGTTTTACCATGCACAGAAGCATCATTCGTATCAGAACTTCTGCACCCATTATTACTTTCATCCCCTTCCTCAACATCACCATCCTCATCCTCACTATCATTCTCATCTTCAGTGCTATCTGAATCTGAATCTGAATCCGAATCACCGTTAACTTCCGTCACAATCCCAATCATGCCACTGCTTTTATTCTTCACAACATCTTGTCTATAAATTTGCATGGTATTACTTTTCTTACAAGAAATTCCATCAGGTTCGGCATTAGTATTTTCAGCAGGCTCGTTATTTTCAGGAAGTGCTTCATGTTGTTGAACTCCCatctaaaatctaaaattagaaTACATAAATGTCATGTGATAGTCATTCTATTCTTGTTATTCAACTTCAATTCAGTAATTGAAACAATAAAACAACTTATCAAATCcaagttttattaaaaaaaatagttccaGCTCTTCCATAGTTTTAAAAATCTATCCTTAATAATAAACGGaaatattaaaaacacatttGAATAAATTGGTTTCAAAAATAACTTCAGTGctaaacttcaaaaaaaaaattgacatgaagacaaaataaaaatgagaaataaaaacaaacaaaaacaagGGCACCAACTTTAATCTATACGGCAACAAACAAACTCAAAACTCGTTCTGGATCTGAAATCACGCAACAGAATGAAACAAAAATACGATTTAGCTGCCAATGACAATCAAGTGTGCGAATTCAAATTGGCAGGCACGCACACAACTTCATCAATAAACCGTTATAGTTCAATCATACGACATGtaattgataaattgattatatcctaaacaataataatcaaaatcaaaatctacaGAAAACACGGATTAACGTAACCTAAGGcagctaaaaaaaattaaagaaaaaaagctAATAAGGAAGTGAAGAAATTGATCGAAGATTAAAGCAAgaacaaataaatgaattagttagttagttttaAGATTGCATCGGCGCCGCGAGAGGTTAATCAGTGCAGAAAACGAATTTGAAgctaaagaaataaaaactaatattagcaacaaataaataaataaaaagaaaaagaaaagaaaagcatAGCTGTGGGAATATGagaaaaaatgaaagtaaagCTTACGAGAAAAAGAAGAACGAGTTCGCGTATATGAAATGAAGACgaaaaagatgaagaagaagatgcTGAACAATGGAATAGAATTGAGAGTATTTGTTGTTGCAGCGGCGTAAGGGCAATTACGTGATTCCGCTACCGTCCGATTGCTTCTGCAGCTTCTCTTCTATCTATGTGGGTAAAAGTCCAATCGGGACCGTTCGTTTCAAATACTTTTCATTGATTACACgcttaatttaattcaattaataaattccttttcttttcatttttattgttctttattatttacaacattatactatttttttaaacatgttttttttctcAAAGAGTATATATAAAATAGGAAATTGAATTCATATGGTTCAGTTTAATGaatatttatagagaaattgAATTCGAATCATGTTGAAataattcttaattaaattttatctattttttagtcaaatttcaaattaaataaaaaataaattaattttaattttggttcttaaataaatacaatagaGGCAATGAGGTTTACTACAATAGGTCAAATTTATAAAACCACAAatgtctttataaaaaatttaaataaaaataatgaaaccataatttttcttatatttattttataaggtTATTACGTGAATgataagaataaaaaacaatcattttatagaaattaaattctttgagtaaaaagaatcaaataattt
The genomic region above belongs to Cicer arietinum cultivar CDC Frontier isolate Library 1 chromosome 4, Cicar.CDCFrontier_v2.0, whole genome shotgun sequence and contains:
- the LOC101499482 gene encoding probable ubiquitin-conjugating enzyme E2 23, which translates into the protein MGVQQHEALPENNEPAENTNAEPDGISCKKSNTMQIYRQDVVKNKSSGMIGIVTEVNGDSDSDSDSDSTEDENDSEDEDGDVEEGDESNNGCRSSDTNDASVHGKTATLQTNELRVLWMDESESTQNFNDVEVVDRGFLHGDFVAAASYPTGQVGVVVDVNIYVDLLAQDGSIVKDVSSKDLKRIRDFTVGDYVVLGPWLGRVDDVLDNVTVLFDDGSVCKVSKADPMNLKPISKNMLEDGHYPYYPGQRVRAKSSSIFKMARWLSGLWKASRLEGTVTNVTVGSVFVYWIASAGYGPYSSTAPAEEQSPKNLKLLSRFAHANWQLGDWCLLPSSALPSSVSINKNKSKLEHNESFNVELDSNQTESGCDSEEATVEESNENKNAMDLDTVGAMEANDGNDRNNPSRESSSCGSSISVSKDTVHEAWPLHRKKIRKVVIRKEKRARKKEESFEKALLIANTRTRLDVAWQDGTVERELDSTSLIPIDNPGDHEFVSEQYVVEKTSDDGEDNCETKRVGVVRSVNAKERTACVRWIKPVARAEDPREFDNEEIVSVYELEGHPDYDYCYGDVVVRLSPVSVCLEASVDVSVEKSKQENEESGIKKEAKIQTGTRNIKSASAGEDGVEFSDLSWVGNITGLSNGDIEVTWADGMVSTVGPQAIYVVGRDDDDESLAAGSDLSDAASWETVNDDEMEVLEDSREDIKRENASNVTSEAEEDVENDIGRTTALSVPLAAIRFVTRLATGIFSRAQKNIDPVHLQSSSEIECPSPVNVCESSSRECVAIDGDNSGSKSCKNEEAFLPEGSDVEASETLCSLKNENAPASCNDDACSLKHFDMVTDPSDHYFIGANGQRNNRKWFKKVQQDWGILQNNLPEEIFVRVYEDRMDLLRAVIVGPFGTPYQDGLFFFDFHLPPEYPDVPPSAYYHSGGWRINPNLYEEGKVCLSLLNTWTGRGNEVWDPKSSSILQVLVSLQGLVLNSKPYFNEAGYDKQTGTAEGEKNSLSYNENTFLLNCKTMMYLMRNPPKDFEVLIKEHFRKRGHNILKACDAYMKGYLIGSLTRDASVSDNSSPNSTSVGFKLMLAKIVPKLFLSLSEVGADCEEFKHLKEL